One stretch of Ahniella affigens DNA includes these proteins:
- the ssb gene encoding single-stranded DNA-binding protein, whose amino-acid sequence MARGINKVILVGNLGADPETRYTQNGGAITTIKVATSESWKDKQTGENQERTEWHRVKFFGRLAEIAGEYLKKGRQVYVEGSLRTDKYTDKEGIERYTTDIIANEMQMLGGMGGAEGGGREGGGREGGSREGGGGRCGNERSSGGGYEIRRGGNEGRGGGGGYGNRNNDAPRGTPAPQPSSAPFEDDEIPF is encoded by the coding sequence ATGGCAAGAGGCATCAACAAAGTCATTTTGGTTGGCAATTTGGGTGCTGATCCAGAGACCCGGTACACCCAGAATGGTGGCGCAATCACCACCATCAAAGTCGCGACCTCGGAGTCGTGGAAAGACAAGCAGACCGGTGAAAACCAAGAGCGCACCGAGTGGCATCGCGTCAAGTTCTTCGGCCGCCTGGCTGAGATCGCTGGCGAATATCTGAAGAAGGGTCGCCAGGTTTATGTCGAAGGCTCTTTACGCACCGACAAGTACACCGACAAAGAAGGCATCGAACGCTACACGACCGACATCATTGCCAACGAAATGCAGATGTTGGGTGGCATGGGCGGCGCTGAAGGCGGCGGTCGCGAAGGTGGTGGTCGTGAAGGTGGCAGCCGCGAAGGCGGCGGTGGTCGCTGCGGCAATGAACGCAGCAGTGGTGGTGGCTACGAAATCCGCCGCGGTGGCAATGAAGGTCGCGGCGGCGGTGGTGGCTATGGCAACCGCAACAACGATGCCCCGCGTGGCACCCCAGCCCCGCAGCCGTCCAGTGCGCCGTTTGAGGATGATGAGATTCCGTTCTAA
- a CDS encoding toprim domain-containing protein, whose amino-acid sequence MADDVVLHVAEGLETTASVDVITLGRNSVWSCRTAGGLANVDIPASTKLVCIWADRDRDQVRGNDTILGGAGLESARELYSRVVANGLTALMIVPPDAIPKSSKSLDWNDMLLHFGVTRIREHGDFATRLDAAIANVLKGQQV is encoded by the coding sequence GTGGCTGATGACGTCGTGCTGCATGTGGCTGAAGGCCTTGAGACCACCGCATCGGTTGACGTCATTACGCTTGGCCGGAATTCTGTTTGGTCCTGTCGGACGGCCGGCGGCCTCGCGAATGTCGATATTCCAGCGTCAACGAAACTCGTGTGTATCTGGGCAGATCGCGACCGCGATCAAGTGCGTGGCAATGACACGATCCTCGGAGGTGCTGGTTTGGAGTCGGCGCGCGAGCTGTATTCTCGGGTTGTCGCAAACGGGCTGACCGCCCTGATGATTGTGCCGCCCGACGCGATTCCAAAGTCGAGCAAGAGCCTCGATTGGAACGACATGCTCTTGCATTTCGGGGTGACCCGAATCAGAGAGCATGGCGACTTCGCGACGAGACTCGATGCAGCAATCGCAAATGTGCTGAAAGGCCAACAAGTCTGA